A DNA window from Streptomyces asoensis contains the following coding sequences:
- a CDS encoding BlaI/MecI/CopY family transcriptional regulator, producing the protein MTDARDERRPAGELEAAVMAALWAAGAPLTPGRVQIELGSGLARTTVATILTRLHEKGVVDRERQGRGYAYFPVQDAPGLTARRMHSELDRDTDRETVLARFVAQLSPGDEQHLRRLLEGEER; encoded by the coding sequence ATGACCGACGCGAGGGACGAGAGGCGGCCGGCAGGCGAGCTCGAGGCCGCCGTCATGGCCGCGCTGTGGGCCGCCGGGGCCCCGCTCACGCCAGGGCGGGTGCAGATCGAGCTCGGCTCCGGCCTGGCCCGGACGACGGTGGCGACGATACTGACCCGTCTGCACGAGAAGGGCGTCGTCGACCGGGAGCGGCAGGGCCGCGGCTACGCCTATTTCCCCGTGCAGGACGCGCCCGGCCTGACCGCCCGGCGCATGCACTCCGAACTCGACCGTGACACCGACCGGGAGACGGTCCTGGCCCGCTTCGTGGCCCAGCTCAGTCCCGGCGACGAGCAGCACCTGCGCCGGCTCCTGGAGGGTGAGGAGCGATGA